One Citrus sinensis cultivar Valencia sweet orange chromosome 5, DVS_A1.0, whole genome shotgun sequence genomic window, ACGATTTTCAACATAATTACCAGCCATTATCTTGAACAACCTCCAAGCTTCTTGCTCATTTAGAATGCCAATCAAGAAGTTTTTTTCAGATCCCATACTTAACAAAACATTACGATCCCTtgatgttaataataatttgcatcCTCTATGATCAACGCCAAAAGGAATTCCGACAGTCTCTACATCAAGATATTTCCAGATGTTATCCAGAATCACAAGGATCatcttctctttcttcaatCGTTCATAAAGTCTACTAGCTCTTCTAGATTCAGCCTCCTCGGACAACTCCAGACCTAGTTTCTCTGCAATTTCcccttgaatattttttatgtctgGAGTTTGGGAAACCTCTGAAAAAACCACCTGATCAAAGAGTTTCTCTTCACTGGCTTGCCTTGCAAACTCCTTCACCAGTGTTGTCTTTCCAATGCCGCCCATGCCGTATACCCCAACGATGCTGACATTGACATCAGTCAATGCATCTTGTATAGACTTCAGAGTAGAAAGTCTTAATTTAAAGGCCTCGTAACCTTTGTTAGTCTTTAGCCATACCTCCTCCGCAATGGTACGGTAGAAAATTCTATCATCAAATCTCCTAGCTTCTTCTTTGAGTTCAACAAGGGCCTTCACCTCTGTTTCTGCTTTCTTGCTAAGCTGATAGCGGGTCTTCAAATTAGGACACAAGCCCTTGAAACATCGCTTACTTGTTGTCTCCCCAGCTTCAATGAATTTGGCTGCCTGCTCAATGGTGTTGTTCGCACTAACCAGCCAGTTCTCAACCTTCTCTTCAatcttttctccttttctttcaGCCTCAGAAACTCTGTGCTGAATGCTCTTACTTTCATCCTTGAGCTTGTCTATTTCTGCCTTGAGATTCTCAAAGTTGGCTTTATAGTTTCGCAAATAACCAAGTTGGCGTTCTGTTGGAGGAGCGAAGCATTTCACAACTTCTAACAGAACAGTAACAATGCTTTCCACCATCTTCGATCctctttttttcaaagttcCGAAATGAAAATAAACGACGAGCGAAAcacagagagaaagagaggcaaaaaaaagaaaaaagaaaaaaagaagatgaaacaACAAAGATGACAAGTGTATCTGGTTGTGGAAGCGGAGAAATCAAAGAAAGCTTAAAAACTGTTGTGAATCTGGTGAGAAGATGGAAACAAGGAAAAGGTTTCTAGTTCAAGAAGTGATTGAATTGATATAAGGAATGATTTAGATAATAGAGGAAAAGTGAATCAGTCAAAATAACTTATGTATTGACCAgaagaaagatgcaaacaatATTAGAGACAACAACCGCGCTATTGACTGGTAATACagatggagaaaaagaaatatcttCACACGGTGGAAGTACAAAGGGTAGATATGGAACCAAAAAGAGACAACAACATGCCACAACTAGATTGGGAATGGAgagaaacaaattaacaaagaCTGGAGATTACAACAGAACAGATGCCAAGAGAAAAGGGTTTCTTCATCCAGTGAAATTCAAGAGAGTTGACAGCAAAAGGGAGCATATGTGTTTCTTGATTGAGAACGAGTGCAAAGGATGACTTTTTAATGAGGTTCTGAAGCTGACGAATAACGATTTgctaaaattttgagaaagtTATATATTCCGTAACTTCAACAAGtgaagaataaaagaataatagtTCGTCATCTTCACAATGAAGATCATGGACGAGATTAAAAGCTAAAACTAGTCCATTTGAAAAGCCAAAGTTCAAGTTCCTTGGCTAAGTTCAGAAGTGAagcaaagaataaataaataaagatcaaGGGATGGGAATAAAGTCACCCCCAGACAGTTGCAGaaagattattatttggtAAGCGTAGTTGATTATTAGTACAAAACAGAGTAGGTGAAACACATCCTTTCTATTTAGACTGATCAgcatctaaaattttatgaattatgagttgcattttattttgtacattaTGTTAACACATTTTAATTTAGCCAATTTTGCAATAAATGTTATTGATGTATTAAATTGCAACAACAAAACACAATTATTGGtattaaagaatgaaaaaaatagaaatagaaaatgaattgaattcCACTCATCGTCATCTTGGCAAAtcaagtcaaaaaataaaaatccatatGCTTTTGTTAAAGTTAAAAGCTACATAAATAATATCACAGAAGCTTCTGCTAAGGTTCATGTGAAGTCACAGCTTTGATACTTGTAATACCAGGAGCACGGAGAAACCATAAACTTCAGTTTAGGTACATACATTGCTTGTCTTTCAAACTTGAATTGataagggggaaaaaaataatactaaagcAAACAGAAGGATCATTtagttgacaaaattattattattttgaaattcggGTCATTCAGTTACTTTCATTTCAGTTTCACTTCTGATTCGATTTAACCAGTTAAcgttgacaaaaataaaatgcaaatatAAGGCTAAGGCTGCTAATTTGATGAACTAATTATCTCTGGAACCAAAGCATCTATAAGCATGCATGGGTGGCAACACTATAATTACTCAAGACTGGAGGAGTAAAAAGATTGGAGATTAGGTGATGataaacattaaattttaggaaaatcaTTCACAAATATGCttttataaaagttttgtTGGTAAAGTTCGAGAAATGCATACATGTCAAATTTCCATTTCTTGTGAGCATTTCACCAAATAGCTTATATGCATTAACAACTCCTATCCTATACTATCAGCCAGTAGGCTGTTGCTGCTTCCCGATTTTTAATGATGCGAACGTCTCATACTTAGAAATAAGGGCGGAGCCTGGAGATTGATTTATAAGATAAGAAGCAACATTGTGTACAATTACAGATTTCCAatgtgagaaaaataaaattacgtTATAAAATTAATCCCACTAAGAAAGTGGTCTACGAAATTGCcacattaaaagaaattttttccataaattaaaataaaattaaatgaaaactaTTTTTCAGTAAAGTCAATTGCCCACGCTAGGCTAAGgcgtttgtttatttatttatttatttttaaatctgaATAGGTATAATTTTTTGGTAAGCATGAATGAGCTGAGTACAAATATatgaatgatatatttatttttctttttcttaatacCCGAATATAAGTGACATcttatttatcttaaatatggttatttgatatttatatttttacaaatcaaaagaaaaaaaagtagttagattttatagtttaagaaataaatatattttataaaaatatttttagaatatatatttacttcTTATTCAGACTTTTTTTCTAGTcaataaaagtcacaaaagttactttttctattcaaaTGTAAATGCTTAAAAATCAGATataagtgttaaaaaaaaattagaaaaagtcataaattaataaaatttcagattttatatatttaactcCCAATGTAGATCCGCCCCTATTAGTGTTAGGAAATTGACTAGTGAAGTAGGTCCacagctaaaatgaaattggaagaaaatgaagaacaagcaCACAGAGGACACCAAAAATTACATGGTTCGACTTTTAGCCTAAGTCTACGGGTAAAGACAAAAGGATAAAACTTTACTGGTGAAATGAggattactattattataatatgttGTTTCACTTCCCAGAACCCCAATCCACTCAATCTCTTAAAACACTAATCACTCAAGAGCATTAAAACTCTCAGTCTCTCACTCtagaattgaagaagaaaagaatgaaatgCGGGGGTGAACCCCTCatttatagttaaaaatttgggcactatttatatatatttttttaaattcaaagtttGAACTTGACATTCAAACTTTGAATATCAAAAGGTATTGGTCGCTCTTCTAGAAAAGTGACATTGACtttgacattctcccacttagaaatttgattgaaaatcaatcaatctccacaccatcctttctgTTTCGCCGCTATCATGTTGCTTATGTCTCtactaggccataaaatgatCTACTTCAAACAAATTTATCAGCATTGATAGGCTTGGGCAAAACATTTGTTAAGTTCTCCTTGGTATCCACTCTTGTATCTTTCACTACTTCACGAAGAAGTGATATTGTACTCTTATATTCTTTGTCCTTAAATGAAAGGTTGGATTCCTTGCATTCTAACTATCACAagccataaaaaattttatgccCAAGCTCCTTCAGTAActtttgtatccaaatagccCTTCCAAGCTTGTGTAGTTGCTATGTAATCTACTTCTGTTGTTGATAAAGCCACAACGGTCTGCAATTTTGAAATCCAACTAACAATTTCTCCTTCTGGTGTAAATACTTAGccagtagtggatttccttttattaagattttctGTAAAATCTGAATGCACATAGCCCTTGATAGTAAATTCTAATCCTTcgtaacataatgcaacatctgatGTTCCTCTTATATATCTTAGAATGCTCTTAATAGTCTTCCAATGTTCTTTGCAAGGATTCGCTATGTATCGACTAACCGCTCCCACTACTTGTACAAATCATAGCGAACCTTAAATTTTCCACTGCTGATGCAAACAGTACTCAAGACATCTCTTCTTCTCTACTTCATTACTAGATGAATACTTAAGAATAACTTGAATTAATAGGAGGCGGGGTagaaagccaaatcttcttGCTATTACTAtctcggtgaatttgcatccctaaaAACTTGTTTGCTGGTTCTAAATCTTCtatttcaaactccctagtTAACTGTGCCTTTAGTTCTTGGActcgatctttgttggggcCTGCTACCAatatgtcatccacataccaCAATagaatgatgaaatcattattattaaacttgtTGTAATATGTACAACAGTCTGAACTGATTCTATTGTATCCAAGGTTTATGATAAAGggatcaaatctcttatatcAACATCTCGGTGCATGTTTGAGATggtatagagatttgttcaacttGCAAACCAAGTGCCCATTTTTAGTAAAACCTTCAGGTTAGAGCATATAAAtcttttcttcaagttctccatgaataaaattttcacatctaactgctcCAAATAtaggtcaaatgtagcacacatcGGCAAGACCACTCTGACTATCCTGGGTCAAATCActggagaaaatatctcattgAAGTTAATACATTCTTTCTAAGTATATTctttcaccaccaatcttTCACAATACCGTTCCACTAGGTTATTAccatcacgtttgatcttgtGGACCCATTTGCAAccaatggttttttttttcatatggtAGTAGTACGAGTTCCTATGTCATATTCTTGTATAGAGCCTtaatttcttcctgcattgctATCATTCACAAAGTAACATCTGAGCTGTTTAAAGTttcatggaaagttgatgGCTTTCCATTCTCTGTTTAAAAATAGTATGTAAAATTGATATCTGTGACATAATCCAAATGCCACACTGACAGTTATTTATCACGAGTTGACCAACAAACTTTTGGGGCCTCAGACTCGATTGGTTCTTGTTCTCATACTTTGGTGCTGCTTCAAAAAAATCtgaatcttcattttccatattattttcaacatataTTAGCACaatctttgaatttttatagtGCTATCATCCATATCTCTCTTTTGTAGTTGATTTTCTACAAAGATAATATCTCTGCTGATAATGATCTTGTGGGCATTGAGGTCCCACAGATAATACCCTTTCACTCCATCAATATATCCTAAGAAGATACATCTCTTGGATTTTGGATCCATCTTTAATCTCACTTGGGTATTGTATATCACGTAAAAGGACATCAAAATGCCTGAGATGAGAGTAATCAATTGGCTTTCCTGTCCACTTTTCCATTGGAATCTTCAACTCGATTGCCTTGAATGATGACCCACTTACCACATAATAAGCAGTTTTTGCTACTTCCACCTAGAATGAGTTGGTAGACCAGCAGTTCTCAAcataactcttatttttttataagagtCATGTTCTTTCACTCTACTACTCTATTTTattgaggagtgtatgccaTCGTGAACTATTTCGAGATACTTTCTTGCTTATATATGCAA contains:
- the LOC107176104 gene encoding disease resistance protein At4g27190-like translates to MVESIVTVLLEVVKCFAPPTERQLGYLRNYKANFENLKAEIDKLKDESKSIQHRVSEAERKGEKIEEKVENWLVSANNTIEQAAKFIEAGETTSKRCFKGLCPNLKTRYQLSKKAETEVKALVELKEEARRFDDRIFYRTIAEEVWLKTNKGYEAFKLRLSTLKSIQDALTDVNVSIVGVYGMGGIGKTTLVKEFARQASEEKLFDQVVFSEVSQTPDIKNIQGEIAEKLGLELSEEAESRRASRLYERLKKEKMILVILDNIWKYLDVETVGIPFGVDHRGCKLLLTSRDRNVLLSMGSEKNFLIGILNEQEAWRLFKIMAGNYVENRELKSTATNVAKACGGLPIALTTVAKALRNKELPVWKNVLQELQTPLEASFDGVPVEAYSTIELSYKYLRGEQLKKTFLLCSLITPTSIMDLFKYSMGLGAFESVYKLEDAHNKLHAWVHQLRDSCLLLEDGSSKFFSMHDVVRDVAISIARRDKIAFAVRNEDVWKWPDADALKKYPAIFLKDSIINDIPEVLESPQLEFLFMSPKNSFVAPNVPENFFERTKKIRVLDLTRMRLLSLPSSIDLLVNLRTLCL